Proteins from a genomic interval of Paenibacillus sp. FSL H8-0048:
- a CDS encoding GNAT family N-acetyltransferase: MSFNESFQEFPLIETERLLLRQLQSEDAEAYFNYFSNNEVTMFWGYDCPKDVKTVANTFVRFSNAFKRKEMIVWGIAEKGTDKIIGTCILSNFVRGSMANISYNLSQEHWKKGFMLESLGAIIPFGFRNLGLHRIQAMVMPENHASINLLEKCNFKKEGLLRAYSFGTLFTDTFIFSLLAEELN; encoded by the coding sequence ATGAGTTTTAATGAATCCTTTCAAGAATTTCCTCTTATCGAAACAGAACGTTTATTATTGCGCCAACTTCAATCCGAGGATGCAGAAGCTTACTTTAATTATTTCTCTAACAATGAAGTAACAATGTTTTGGGGATATGATTGTCCAAAGGATGTAAAGACAGTTGCTAACACCTTTGTTCGCTTTAGTAATGCGTTTAAGAGAAAAGAAATGATTGTTTGGGGAATAGCTGAAAAGGGGACTGACAAGATTATTGGCACGTGTATATTGAGTAACTTTGTAAGAGGGTCAATGGCCAATATCAGTTATAACCTGTCACAAGAACATTGGAAAAAGGGCTTTATGTTAGAATCATTAGGCGCCATAATTCCTTTTGGGTTTAGAAATTTAGGATTGCATCGTATTCAAGCAATGGTAATGCCTGAGAATCATGCATCAATAAATCTATTGGAAAAATGTAATTTTAAAAAGGAAGGTTTGTTAAGAGCATACTCTTTTGGCACCTTGTTTACCGATACTTTCATATTCTCACTCCTGGCTGAGGAGCTCAATTAA
- a CDS encoding aldehyde dehydrogenase family protein, with the protein MKEIADEVWKAEQDAVIVEAFINGHHVPSLSQSVKENPANPAEIVGYFPVTTKEQAVEAIEAAAEAFTTWKKTSIEDRITRMRKAIEKIRAAENEIVHLLSREHGKPLYDAHGEIYVSLMWMEFACNEAASVLQEEIQEHDHGTTILSYDPMGVVAAISPWNYPIALSTIKIAPALLAGNTIVLKPSPFAPLAAAKVAELIAGEFPAGVINVVHGAADVGVELTSNPLIAKIAFTGGTATAKHIIKAAADTIKDMTLELGGNDAAIFLDSFDVQDERAMRRIVISNFLTTGQICMIAKRVYVHRSIYDAFVEKYIEAANRWIRIGDPFDAHTTVGPVNNLKQKNYVQGLIEDAQKRGAKVIPLGQILDQQQFEQGYYLQPTLVLNCDYQDPIVVEEQFGPTVPILPFDDVEQVIRLHNESIYGLTSSVWGREADAISVARQLEAGTTMINTAAVQGLDVRFPFGGFKQSGIGREYGAEGIRTYTEQHVINVPKVLDLPYIPE; encoded by the coding sequence GTGAAGGAGATTGCAGACGAAGTCTGGAAGGCTGAACAAGATGCCGTTATCGTGGAAGCCTTCATTAACGGTCACCATGTGCCGTCCCTCTCGCAGTCAGTCAAAGAGAATCCGGCTAACCCGGCTGAAATCGTAGGCTATTTCCCTGTCACTACGAAGGAGCAAGCGGTGGAGGCGATTGAAGCGGCGGCGGAAGCTTTTACAACATGGAAGAAGACCTCTATTGAGGATCGTATTACCCGGATGCGTAAGGCAATAGAGAAGATTAGAGCCGCTGAGAACGAAATTGTCCACCTGCTGTCCAGAGAGCATGGCAAGCCCCTGTATGATGCCCATGGTGAGATTTATGTCTCGTTAATGTGGATGGAGTTCGCTTGCAATGAAGCTGCATCTGTTCTGCAGGAAGAGATCCAGGAGCATGACCATGGTACAACTATCCTGTCCTATGATCCAATGGGGGTGGTGGCAGCGATCAGTCCATGGAATTATCCGATTGCGTTATCTACGATAAAAATCGCCCCAGCCTTACTTGCAGGTAATACGATTGTGCTGAAACCGAGTCCATTTGCACCGCTGGCGGCCGCGAAGGTGGCAGAGCTGATCGCGGGTGAGTTCCCGGCAGGTGTCATCAATGTCGTTCATGGGGCTGCCGATGTGGGCGTTGAACTAACCAGTAATCCTCTTATCGCCAAAATCGCCTTCACAGGCGGAACTGCAACCGCCAAGCACATCATCAAAGCGGCGGCGGATACGATTAAGGACATGACGCTGGAGCTGGGCGGCAATGATGCGGCGATCTTCCTGGATAGCTTCGATGTTCAGGATGAGCGGGCGATGCGCCGGATTGTCATCTCCAACTTCCTGACTACAGGCCAGATTTGTATGATCGCCAAGCGTGTATATGTCCACCGCTCTATCTATGATGCTTTTGTTGAGAAATACATCGAGGCGGCCAACCGCTGGATTCGCATTGGTGATCCCTTCGATGCCCATACGACAGTAGGTCCGGTGAATAACCTGAAGCAGAAGAATTACGTGCAGGGTCTGATTGAGGATGCGCAGAAGCGCGGGGCCAAGGTCATTCCGCTCGGTCAGATTCTGGATCAGCAACAGTTTGAACAAGGGTACTACCTACAACCAACGCTTGTTCTGAATTGCGATTATCAAGATCCGATTGTCGTGGAGGAGCAGTTCGGTCCTACCGTTCCGATTCTGCCATTCGACGATGTAGAGCAGGTGATTCGTCTGCATAATGAGAGCATCTATGGATTGACGAGCTCGGTGTGGGGACGGGAAGCGGACGCCATCTCCGTTGCACGTCAGCTCGAAGCGGGAACAACCATGATCAATACCGCTGCGGTGCAGGGGCTCGATGTCCGGTTCCCGTTCGGCGGCTTCAAGCAGTCCGGCATCGGCCGTGAATATGGCGCTGAAGGCATACGCACATATACAGAGCAGCATGTAATCAATGTTCCGAAGGTGCTGGATCTTCCTTATATTCCAGAGTGA
- a CDS encoding ABC1 kinase family protein — protein sequence MSEFLKLMKDARFRRTMRMIFKFAWDFWWLGKLKYLMSRRRFAAKQQALYRKQAAYFTTTAMDMGGLIIKLGQHVSAQVDMLPKEVIEELSKLQDSVEFVDFSEIRQKVERELGVSISKMYAEFSTTPIAAASFGQVHRATLRTGEQVAVKVMRPGVEDIIAIDWKSIQVAISLLKRQKMITDFMDLDAVYDEFHDTIMEELDYQQEGRNAEEFKQQLAHRKDVVIPHIHWSCTTPQVLTMEFMEGVKINDFAKLEAWGVDRTRLATSLIEMFVEQILLNGLFHADPHPGNVLVQPDGTIALIDFGMVGRIPKDMKTQMVALLLAVYLKDAHGAIDALNKLRFLRRNVDLEVFSRNLTLLFEQINGDTFDLSFVTSGDNVEELRNFLYSQPFQLPANTTFLGKAIGTVYGLCTGLDPELDLVGTVKPYVEQVVRRDLRGSVISKVVEDGKNMLKDILPTTKKFMSAIDKMDTGGLRVKLASSLEQKLIETQNKNTQRLIATIIGAVLLLAGVNLWNEVKPIVSYVFGTLGLLVMLSQLRTRQGRRDERHARQINAMRERSRLEKPKSKSRG from the coding sequence ATGAGCGAATTCCTGAAATTAATGAAGGATGCAAGGTTCAGAAGAACCATGCGGATGATTTTCAAGTTCGCCTGGGATTTCTGGTGGCTGGGCAAGCTGAAGTACTTGATGTCACGGCGGCGCTTTGCAGCCAAGCAACAGGCCTTATACCGCAAGCAGGCAGCATACTTCACGACAACCGCTATGGACATGGGCGGGCTAATTATCAAGCTTGGGCAGCATGTTAGTGCGCAGGTGGATATGCTGCCGAAGGAAGTTATTGAAGAATTGTCCAAGCTGCAGGATTCTGTAGAATTCGTAGATTTCTCCGAGATCCGGCAGAAGGTAGAGCGTGAACTCGGGGTATCCATCAGCAAGATGTATGCTGAGTTCAGTACGACTCCTATTGCAGCGGCTTCCTTCGGACAGGTCCACCGGGCAACCTTACGGACAGGTGAGCAAGTCGCCGTGAAGGTGATGCGTCCCGGGGTTGAAGACATTATCGCGATTGATTGGAAATCCATTCAGGTCGCAATTTCGTTATTGAAGCGCCAGAAGATGATTACAGACTTCATGGATCTTGATGCCGTATATGATGAGTTTCATGACACGATTATGGAAGAACTCGACTATCAGCAAGAAGGGCGCAATGCCGAAGAGTTCAAGCAGCAGCTAGCCCACCGGAAGGATGTCGTGATTCCGCACATTCATTGGTCCTGTACTACCCCGCAGGTGCTGACCATGGAGTTTATGGAAGGTGTCAAAATTAATGATTTCGCCAAGCTGGAGGCTTGGGGGGTAGACCGGACAAGACTTGCGACGTCGCTGATTGAAATGTTCGTGGAACAGATTTTATTGAATGGCTTGTTTCACGCTGACCCCCACCCGGGCAATGTGCTCGTGCAGCCTGACGGCACCATCGCCTTGATCGATTTTGGAATGGTCGGGCGGATTCCGAAGGATATGAAGACCCAGATGGTTGCCCTTCTGCTGGCCGTATATCTGAAAGACGCCCACGGCGCCATCGATGCCCTGAACAAGTTGAGATTTTTAAGACGGAATGTAGATCTGGAGGTCTTCTCCAGGAATCTTACCTTATTATTCGAACAAATCAACGGGGATACGTTCGATCTGAGTTTTGTGACCTCAGGCGACAATGTGGAGGAATTGCGCAATTTCCTCTACTCCCAGCCTTTTCAATTACCTGCCAATACCACATTCCTGGGCAAAGCCATAGGCACCGTGTACGGGCTCTGTACCGGACTGGACCCTGAGCTTGATCTGGTCGGGACGGTTAAGCCTTATGTGGAACAGGTGGTGCGGAGGGATCTGCGGGGAAGTGTCATCTCCAAGGTTGTAGAGGATGGCAAAAATATGCTCAAAGACATCCTTCCAACGACCAAGAAGTTCATGTCGGCCATCGATAAAATGGATACCGGCGGCTTAAGGGTTAAGCTGGCCAGCTCCCTCGAGCAAAAATTAATCGAGACGCAGAACAAAAATACACAGCGGTTAATCGCCACCATCATTGGCGCGGTATTACTTCTGGCCGGGGTCAACCTGTGGAATGAAGTGAAGCCCATCGTCTCTTATGTATTCGGCACCTTGGGCCTGCTCGTTATGCTCAGCCAGCTCCGGACGAGACAAGGCCGCCGGGATGAAAGACATGCAAGGCAAATCAACGCAATGCGTGAACGTAGCCGATTGGAGAAGCCGAAATCAAAATCGCGTGGATAA
- a CDS encoding MFS transporter: MNRKVAMLFAITCGLAVANIYYAQPLLDAISSEFGITHSSVGIVITVTQICYAIGLLLLVPLGDLLGRRWLITRQMLVSVLALVVVGTSPTSMVLFIGIATVGLLAVVTQTLVAFAATLAAPAERGRTVGVVTSGIVIGILLARTFAGVLTDLAGWRSVYLVSAGLTLIMAGVLFRVLPQSEPRRESLSYPQLLRSLFMLFAEERLLRIRAVLCLLIFAAFSILWTSLVLPLSAPPLSLSHTAIGAFGLAGVTGALAAARAGRLADQGLGQKTTGVALILLLISWLPISYTPHSLLALVIGIILLDLAVQAVHVTNQSMILNLRPEARSRITAGYMVFYSIGSATGSIASTSMYAYWGWNGVCLLGATFSAVAMIFWALTRRVK, from the coding sequence ATGAACCGCAAGGTTGCGATGTTATTTGCCATAACCTGCGGACTGGCGGTCGCCAACATCTATTACGCCCAGCCTCTGCTGGACGCAATCTCTAGTGAATTCGGGATTACCCATTCTTCCGTCGGCATCGTGATTACAGTGACTCAGATTTGTTACGCCATTGGACTACTGCTGCTGGTGCCGCTGGGCGATCTGCTGGGTCGGCGCTGGCTGATTACCAGGCAGATGCTGGTCTCCGTGCTGGCATTGGTTGTCGTGGGTACTTCCCCTACCAGCATGGTGTTATTCATAGGCATTGCTACGGTCGGACTGCTTGCGGTAGTGACACAGACGCTTGTTGCGTTCGCAGCCACCCTGGCTGCCCCGGCTGAACGCGGACGAACGGTGGGTGTGGTGACCAGCGGAATTGTCATTGGGATTCTGCTGGCGCGGACGTTCGCCGGCGTGTTAACGGATCTGGCCGGTTGGCGTTCAGTCTACCTTGTCTCGGCGGGACTCACGTTAATCATGGCAGGTGTATTGTTCAGGGTGCTGCCGCAATCTGAGCCCCGGAGAGAATCCTTATCCTACCCGCAGCTTCTCCGTTCGCTGTTCATGCTGTTCGCAGAGGAACGGCTGCTGCGAATCCGTGCTGTGCTATGCCTGCTGATTTTCGCCGCCTTCAGTATCTTGTGGACTTCCCTGGTGCTGCCTCTCAGCGCTCCTCCGCTGTCCCTGTCACATACTGCGATTGGAGCGTTTGGACTCGCCGGAGTCACCGGGGCATTAGCAGCAGCACGGGCAGGCCGTCTGGCCGATCAGGGGCTGGGGCAAAAGACTACCGGCGTAGCATTGATTCTGTTACTCATCTCCTGGCTGCCGATCAGTTATACTCCTCATTCGCTGCTCGCGTTAGTCATCGGGATTATCCTTCTTGACCTGGCCGTGCAAGCCGTACACGTCACCAACCAGAGCATGATCCTTAATCTGCGCCCGGAAGCCCGCAGCCGAATTACTGCCGGTTACATGGTCTTCTATTCCATTGGTAGCGCCACCGGATCAATCGCATCTACCAGTATGTATGCTTACTGGGGCTGGAATGGAGTGTGCCTGCTCGGTGCAACGTTTAGTGCTGTGGCTATGATCTTCTGGGCGTTGACCCGCCGCGTAAAATGA
- a CDS encoding TetR/AcrR family transcriptional regulator yields the protein MARPREFDQDKALEEAMHVFWEKGFEAASLSDLTARMGIQRPSLYSAFGDKKGLFEAALRKYTSSHAAYVRGSLHKHSSVKEAFRSFFEDVVSKEYEKSPSTGCFCINSMVELAPHDEKFEILTREHQMYLSVIFQETIERGMQSGELDPGINAKNLAQTLVISLIGLTVFLKSRPDRVVTDNFVKQILTLVAIA from the coding sequence ATGGCCCGGCCGCGCGAATTTGATCAGGATAAGGCGCTTGAGGAAGCGATGCATGTGTTTTGGGAAAAAGGGTTCGAAGCGGCCTCCTTAAGCGACCTAACCGCAAGAATGGGCATTCAGCGTCCAAGCCTATACTCTGCCTTTGGAGATAAGAAAGGATTGTTTGAAGCTGCCTTGCGAAAATATACGAGCTCCCATGCAGCCTATGTCCGGGGCAGTCTGCACAAGCATTCTTCGGTGAAAGAGGCATTCCGTAGCTTTTTTGAAGATGTGGTGTCCAAAGAATATGAGAAAAGCCCGAGCACGGGGTGCTTCTGCATTAATTCAATGGTGGAGCTGGCTCCCCATGATGAAAAGTTTGAGATTCTGACCAGAGAACATCAGATGTACCTCTCGGTGATCTTCCAGGAAACGATTGAACGGGGCATGCAGTCAGGGGAGCTTGATCCCGGGATTAACGCCAAGAATCTGGCGCAGACACTGGTCATTTCGTTAATAGGACTCACGGTGTTCCTGAAGTCCCGTCCGGACAGGGTAGTCACGGATAACTTTGTGAAACAGATCCTTACTTTAGTAGCTATAGCTTAA
- a CDS encoding suppressor of fused domain protein → MESSKERELSFDIRRTVILGAYIREWKMPEYRIILSKPATAVHVEVYYFPATDETMVARFATVGLAATRRPNGQAVGTEWVMALASDLGGEAVDRIFTYLCDLIAHHIESAGDSRIPRVMEESPLAPANWTTTAFLLDELRGESEELEEIQVGSERAQILWALPVTAQEAELILNEGVEAFDSYIEEIEHSIIDPRRPLGNVH, encoded by the coding sequence ATGGAATCAAGCAAAGAGAGGGAGCTCTCCTTCGATATCCGCAGAACAGTAATCTTAGGGGCTTATATCCGGGAGTGGAAGATGCCGGAATACCGGATTATCTTAAGCAAGCCCGCTACAGCCGTCCATGTTGAGGTTTACTATTTTCCGGCTACGGACGAGACTATGGTGGCGAGGTTCGCAACAGTCGGGTTAGCCGCAACTCGCCGCCCGAATGGACAAGCTGTGGGTACAGAGTGGGTGATGGCTCTGGCCTCTGACTTAGGCGGGGAGGCTGTGGACCGGATATTTACCTATCTCTGTGACCTTATCGCCCATCATATAGAGAGCGCAGGTGATTCGCGGATACCTAGAGTGATGGAGGAGAGTCCGCTTGCCCCGGCTAACTGGACAACCACTGCTTTTCTGCTGGATGAGCTGAGGGGGGAAAGTGAAGAGCTGGAGGAGATTCAGGTCGGGAGCGAGAGGGCCCAGATCCTATGGGCGCTACCAGTCACGGCGCAGGAGGCTGAATTAATTTTAAATGAAGGCGTGGAGGCCTTTGATTCCTACATCGAAGAGATCGAGCATTCCATTATTGATCCGCGGCGGCCGTTGGGAAATGTTCACTAA
- a CDS encoding TetR/AcrR family transcriptional regulator, translating into MGRKQSFTETELLDTTKQLVLEHGYDGFHLKLLSQHLSGARSTIYQYYANKEEIVAACMKRVMAAVVDKALAIDEADPMDALEQLLLIYVEESALHQLLGNANKINTANSSAAARDLEYIEAGHQTLKIQLSRLFERAQQNQDLRQDIPLPVLIGVFFNLIDTPNMLNIPTPAWGKLLFQMWIGGAKS; encoded by the coding sequence ATGGGAAGAAAACAGTCTTTTACAGAGACAGAGCTGCTGGACACAACCAAACAATTGGTGCTTGAGCATGGATATGACGGGTTTCATCTCAAGCTGCTTTCACAGCATCTGTCAGGGGCCAGAAGCACTATCTATCAGTATTATGCGAATAAGGAAGAGATTGTGGCGGCTTGTATGAAGCGCGTAATGGCAGCAGTAGTAGACAAGGCATTAGCCATTGATGAGGCTGACCCGATGGATGCCCTTGAACAGCTGCTGCTCATTTACGTGGAGGAGTCTGCGTTACATCAGCTTCTGGGCAATGCGAATAAGATCAATACGGCCAATTCTTCAGCAGCGGCGAGAGATCTTGAATATATTGAGGCAGGACATCAGACACTCAAAATTCAACTATCCCGCTTATTCGAACGCGCCCAGCAGAATCAAGACCTGAGGCAGGATATCCCACTTCCTGTACTTATTGGTGTGTTCTTTAACCTGATTGATACGCCTAATATGCTGAATATCCCTACTCCCGCTTGGGGTAAGCTGCTGTTTCAAATGTGGATCGGAGGGGCCAAGAGCTGA
- a CDS encoding ABC transporter permease, translating to MFLAVKELLHSKMKFLMIIIIFVLLAWLVFILSGLGNGLSTLAASTFKTMKADYVIFEEGSQSSMSKSLLSDQLLAEVELLPNVSGAAPMGTSMATAMKANSTKNEDKLDIAIIGINPGSFLEPSVVEGERLSAENHTGVIVNSTMKDEGYGIGDTFQIDGTTESLTIIGFVENQTYNHVASVFTPMAEWRKIAFAAPGSDKGVAGPVNAIMLQGKDIDPGVVNSKLASIDTVTRSAAVQGMPGYKEENGTILMMLAFLLAIAAFVLGVFFYVMTMQKTNQFGIMKAIGASNRFLSKAIVSQVLVLSLTSIVAGVLLMEQQPLCRRGCRSSWRLLLS from the coding sequence ATGTTTCTAGCTGTAAAAGAACTGCTGCATAGCAAAATGAAATTTTTAATGATCATCATTATTTTTGTGCTCCTGGCCTGGCTGGTATTTATCTTATCAGGCTTAGGGAATGGTCTATCTACGCTGGCTGCGTCAACCTTTAAGACGATGAAGGCAGACTATGTCATTTTCGAGGAAGGATCACAGTCTTCAATGAGCAAATCGCTGCTGTCTGATCAACTATTGGCGGAAGTCGAGCTGCTGCCTAACGTGAGTGGCGCTGCCCCTATGGGAACTAGCATGGCAACAGCGATGAAGGCAAACAGCACCAAGAATGAAGACAAGCTGGATATCGCGATTATAGGAATTAACCCGGGAAGCTTCCTGGAACCGTCTGTCGTGGAAGGGGAACGCCTATCTGCTGAGAACCATACGGGTGTCATAGTGAATTCAACCATGAAGGATGAGGGCTATGGCATAGGTGATACTTTTCAAATAGACGGCACGACTGAGTCACTAACGATTATAGGATTCGTGGAGAATCAGACTTATAACCACGTGGCCTCCGTATTCACTCCAATGGCCGAATGGCGGAAGATTGCCTTCGCAGCTCCTGGTTCCGATAAAGGCGTTGCCGGGCCTGTTAATGCGATTATGCTGCAAGGCAAGGATATCGATCCGGGCGTCGTGAACAGCAAGCTCGCGAGTATAGACACGGTTACCCGGTCGGCAGCAGTACAGGGAATGCCAGGGTACAAAGAAGAGAACGGAACGATTCTAATGATGCTGGCTTTTCTGCTTGCAATCGCCGCCTTCGTGCTTGGGGTATTCTTTTACGTAATGACGATGCAGAAAACCAATCAATTCGGCATTATGAAAGCTATAGGTGCCAGTAACAGATTCTTAAGCAAAGCGATTGTATCGCAAGTATTGGTGCTATCGCTGACCAGCATTGTAGCCGGAGTCTTACTTATGGAACAGCAGCCATTATGCCGAAGGGGATGCCGTTCAAGCTGGAGACTACTCTTGTCGTGA